ATAGCTTGACTTTAGAAAGAAATGGTAAAAAAATAACTTGAATCTTAAATTTAAAAACAGTTTTACTAAATAACAATCAAATTTTGACCCCTAATGGTGAATTTTTGCATGGTAAGGAAAAAATTCACAAAATTAGTGGTGTTCTTGAAATTAATTAAAAAAATTTCAAGCAAATTTTTTTAATTAATTATTTTTTCTAGTGGTACAATTTAATACAATTTTGAAAATTAAAGGCCAAAATTATGAAAACTAAATCAAAAAACACACTTACAGAACGACAATTTATTTTTTATGGGCTAAATTATGTTGTAGGATTTGGCTTTATCGCCACTATTTCGAGAGTAATTAATCAAGGAATTTGGGGTGTTTTTGTCTTTATTCTGACATCTTTAATTACTTTAGCAGTTATTTTTGCTTTTGCTCGAGCTGGGCAAAAATACCAAAATGAAGTTGGTGGTTCATATGCATATGCTAAAAAAACCTTTAAAAATGGACTTGTTTTTTTCTCAGGTTGAAATCAAGTAGCCCGAATTATGCTTTTTTCGGCAACAAGTCCGCTATTTTTTTCAACTCTACTAACACAATTTGATCCTGATCGCCAATGAGTTTATGTTTCAATCTCATTAGTAGTTTATATAATTTTAATTCTTGCTGGTAGTTTTGGGTTTAAACTCTCAAAACAAATAATTTTAGTTACTGCTATTTTTAAATGGGCAACACTTCTTATTGGTTTTGGTTTAATTATTTATTTAATTATTCAATCAAATACATATGGACATACCTTTAGCCAAATCGAACCTTTTAGTGTTACATTATTTGCTAGTACAATTTTATCATTTATTTATTCTTATGGTGGTTTTGAGTCATTAGCGACAATTTCACAAAGTGTCGAAACAAAACGATTTAAAAAAGTAATAATTCTAATGTTTCTTATAGTAATTTCTTCCTATTTTTTATTTTATATAATTTTTATAGGACTTGGTAAAGAATATCTTTCAAACTTTGGACTTGAACAAGTCTACAAAACTCTTTGAGGTACCACAGGAGTATCGCTTTTTACAATCGGATTATTCTTTAATCGAATGTCAGCAACAATGGGATCAGTTCAACCTTATGCAAGATATATTGCTCCACTTGCTGATGACGGTTTTTTACCTTCCATTTTTGCCAAAAAAAATAAACACAACGAATACCATCATGCTATTTATCTTTCAGTTTCGCTGGCAATTACTTCAAGTATAATTTTTACAATTATTCCTAGAATTGCCGGTGTTACAGACACCTTTGGTACAATTTTAAAGGCAGGAAATATCTCCTTTTTAATTCAGTATTTTCTCACACTTTTTACAGTTTTAATTTGAAAATGACGAAAAAACGAGCAAATACCAATTTGAGAAATTGTAATTTACATTTTAGGTATGGTTGTTATTTTATTTACCCTTATTGTTTCTCAGTTACCTTTTATTAGTTCTGAAGAAGTAACTTTTGAGCAGTTTATACCTTTAATAAGTTACGTTGCTGCAATGTTAATTGGATATATCGTTAAATTTTTAAATTCTTGACTAAAAAAGAAAAAATTGAGAAAAGTAGTTAGTTAATATTGTTTTAAAATCCATCAAAACATAAAAAAAGCTATGAATTCATAGCTTTTTTTATGTTTTAGTTTGCTAT
The sequence above is a segment of the Mesomycoplasma ovipneumoniae genome. Coding sequences within it:
- a CDS encoding APC family permease; amino-acid sequence: MMKTKSKNTLTERQFIFYGLNYVVGFGFIATISRVINQGIWGVFVFILTSLITLAVIFAFARAGQKYQNEVGGSYAYAKKTFKNGLVFFSGWNQVARIMLFSATSPLFFSTLLTQFDPDRQWVYVSISLVVYIILILAGSFGFKLSKQIILVTAIFKWATLLIGFGLIIYLIIQSNTYGHTFSQIEPFSVTLFASTILSFIYSYGGFESLATISQSVETKRFKKVIILMFLIVISSYFLFYIIFIGLGKEYLSNFGLEQVYKTLWGTTGVSLFTIGLFFNRMSATMGSVQPYARYIAPLADDGFLPSIFAKKNKHNEYHHAIYLSVSLAITSSIIFTIIPRIAGVTDTFGTILKAGNISFLIQYFLTLFTVLIWKWRKNEQIPIWEIVIYILGMVVILFTLIVSQLPFISSEEVTFEQFIPLISYVAAMLIGYIVKFLNSWLKKKKLRKVVS